In the genome of Photobacterium sp. TY1-4, one region contains:
- the yiaY gene encoding L-threonine dehydrogenase, producing MSSAFFIPTVNLMGADCLTEAADAIRAHGFKKALIVTDRILNDIGMVKQVADLLAERDVASVVFDGTQPNPTIGNVEAGLALLKDNGCDFVISLGGGSPHDCAKGIALVASNGGKIADYEGVDRSAKPQLPLIAINTTAGTASEMTRFCIITDEARHIKMAIVDKNTTPLMSVNDPKLMLAKPASLTAATGMDALTHAIEAYVSTAATPITDAVAIKAIELIQAHLRTAVKDGQNLEAREQMAYAQFMAGMAFNNASLGYVHAMAHQLGGFYDLPHGVCNAVLLPHVQRYNAQVCPARLRDVAKAMGVDVTEMTAEQGAEAALVAIQALSQDVGIPAGLEVLGVKADDFPVLADNALKDACGLTNPKQATHEEITAIFAAAM from the coding sequence ATGAGTAGTGCATTTTTTATCCCGACTGTAAACCTGATGGGTGCGGACTGTCTGACTGAAGCCGCTGATGCGATTCGTGCACATGGATTCAAAAAAGCGTTGATCGTCACTGACCGTATTCTGAACGATATCGGTATGGTCAAGCAGGTGGCCGATCTGCTGGCTGAGCGTGATGTTGCCTCGGTTGTATTTGACGGCACGCAGCCGAACCCGACCATTGGTAATGTCGAAGCGGGCCTGGCACTGCTGAAAGACAACGGTTGTGATTTCGTGATTTCTCTGGGTGGCGGCTCACCGCACGATTGTGCGAAGGGGATTGCACTGGTTGCTTCGAATGGCGGCAAAATTGCCGACTACGAAGGGGTGGATCGCTCTGCCAAGCCTCAGCTGCCGTTAATTGCCATTAATACCACTGCCGGCACGGCGTCTGAAATGACTCGCTTCTGTATCATTACCGACGAAGCGCGCCACATCAAAATGGCCATTGTCGACAAGAACACCACGCCGCTGATGTCGGTCAACGATCCGAAACTGATGCTGGCGAAACCGGCTTCGCTGACCGCTGCGACCGGGATGGACGCCCTGACGCATGCGATTGAAGCTTACGTTTCGACTGCGGCGACGCCGATCACCGATGCGGTTGCGATTAAAGCGATTGAACTGATCCAGGCGCACCTGCGTACGGCTGTGAAAGACGGTCAGAACCTGGAAGCGCGTGAACAAATGGCCTATGCCCAGTTCATGGCCGGGATGGCGTTCAACAACGCATCACTGGGTTATGTGCATGCGATGGCGCACCAGCTGGGTGGTTTCTATGATCTGCCACACGGTGTGTGTAATGCCGTCCTGTTGCCGCACGTTCAGCGTTACAACGCCCAGGTTTGTCCGGCGCGTCTGCGTGATGTTGCCAAAGCCATGGGTGTGGATGTCACTGAGATGACGGCTGAGCAAGGTGCGGAAGCGGCGCTGGTTGCAATTCAGGCGCTGTCTCAGGATGTGGGTATCCCTGCTGGCCTGGAAGTGCTGGGCGTGAAAGCGGACGATTTCCCGGTCCTGGCTGATAATGCGCTGAAAGATGCGTGTGGCCTGACTAACCCGAAACAAGCGACACATGAAGAAATTACCGCGATCTTCGCTGCGGCGATGTGA
- a CDS encoding class I SAM-dependent methyltransferase — protein sequence MELSALATLEQHLLNQLTTPPTEVRRLFHGRGRCWPGLEQLTVDWLSGQVLVSLFKEPDEAFLTALTGQLTALTNTPVWQKSGAVSLLLQHRDRPGAPMDVLWGEHQEYQQVVENGLAFKLDLGRKQNNGLFLDMRLGRDWVKRHGEGKRVLNLFAYTCGFSVAAIAGGATHVVNLDMAKSALSRGRENHHLNQHDLSQVSFLGHELFKSWGKVRKLGPYDLIIIDPPSFQKGSFALTKDYQKILRRLPELLTEQGQVLACVNDPAVSSRFLIDGMAAEAPELTFVERLENPPEFRDIEPEGGLKVLRFTRDQAHGQAYGEAQ from the coding sequence ATGGAACTAAGTGCGCTCGCGACGCTGGAACAACACCTGCTCAATCAACTGACAACACCACCAACAGAAGTCCGGCGGCTCTTTCATGGCCGTGGCCGTTGCTGGCCGGGACTGGAGCAACTGACGGTTGACTGGCTGTCCGGTCAGGTCTTGGTGTCCCTCTTTAAGGAGCCGGATGAGGCTTTTCTGACGGCGCTGACTGGCCAACTGACGGCATTGACCAACACGCCGGTGTGGCAAAAGAGCGGGGCTGTGTCGCTGCTGCTGCAACACCGGGATCGTCCGGGCGCGCCGATGGACGTCCTGTGGGGCGAGCATCAGGAATATCAGCAGGTGGTTGAAAACGGGCTGGCGTTCAAACTGGATTTGGGCCGCAAACAAAATAATGGTCTGTTCCTGGATATGCGTTTGGGTCGGGACTGGGTTAAACGCCACGGGGAAGGGAAGCGGGTGCTGAACCTGTTCGCCTACACCTGCGGGTTTTCGGTGGCGGCCATTGCCGGTGGCGCGACCCATGTGGTGAACCTGGATATGGCCAAATCCGCCCTGAGCCGCGGGCGGGAGAACCATCACCTCAACCAACATGATTTGAGCCAGGTGAGCTTTCTCGGCCATGAGTTGTTCAAATCCTGGGGCAAGGTGCGCAAGCTGGGGCCGTATGATCTGATCATTATCGATCCGCCATCGTTCCAGAAAGGCAGTTTTGCCCTGACCAAGGATTATCAGAAAATTTTGCGCCGGTTGCCGGAGCTGTTGACTGAGCAGGGCCAGGTACTTGCCTGCGTCAATGATCCGGCTGTTTCCTCCCGCTTCCTGATTGACGGCATGGCTGCAGAAGCGCCGGAGCTGACATTTGTCGAGCGTCTGGAAAATCCACCTGAGTTTCGCGATATTGAGCCGGAAGGGGGACTTAAGGTGCTGCGTTTTACGCGCGATCAGGCGCATGGCCAGGCATACGGCGAAGCACAATAG
- a CDS encoding sodium-dependent transporter, protein MASGSRAHFSSRLGFILAAAGSAVGLGNIWGFPTQAASNGGAVFLFVYLIMVFALAYPLLVAELTIGRYGNANPIKSLRAVWPQQRGIATLMGIAGMIAVSMILSFYAIVAGWLFGFLVGPVLDAIGMTQAADWLESFSASRNLVLMIGFMLLTILVVRNGVANGIERWSTRLMPVLLVLFVVMVGYILTQPGAMDGLKMFLVPDPSHFSPKLVVSAMGQAFFSLSLGVCSMMVYGSYIQKDVNLPKTAAQVALLDTSVAFIAGLLILPAMFVAQHNGVEIYSETGALLSSDTLVFSVLPAMFETMGGAGLFIGVLFFVLMVIAALTSSISMLEVPVSCATEELKQDRKVAVWWIGGLITLFSALIVFNFGELFGLVISLTTEYAQPILGMMFALLVGWVWKRDKVLQEIREGYPELEQGLFWKIWPWYVRVVCPILMLMVFFA, encoded by the coding sequence ATGGCAAGTGGATCAAGAGCGCATTTCAGTTCACGTCTCGGTTTTATTCTGGCAGCAGCCGGCTCTGCGGTCGGGCTCGGGAATATTTGGGGCTTTCCGACACAGGCGGCCAGTAACGGCGGAGCGGTGTTTTTATTCGTTTATCTGATCATGGTGTTTGCCCTGGCCTATCCCTTGCTGGTGGCCGAGCTGACGATTGGTCGATACGGCAATGCCAACCCGATTAAATCGCTGCGGGCGGTCTGGCCGCAGCAACGGGGGATCGCCACGCTGATGGGGATTGCCGGGATGATTGCGGTGTCGATGATCCTCAGTTTTTACGCCATTGTGGCCGGCTGGTTGTTCGGCTTTCTGGTGGGACCGGTGCTGGATGCGATCGGCATGACGCAGGCGGCTGACTGGCTGGAATCGTTCAGTGCCAGCCGGAATCTGGTGCTGATGATCGGCTTTATGCTGTTGACCATTTTAGTGGTGCGCAACGGTGTTGCGAACGGGATCGAGCGCTGGTCGACCCGGCTGATGCCGGTCCTGCTGGTGCTGTTTGTGGTGATGGTCGGTTATATCCTGACCCAGCCGGGGGCAATGGACGGCCTGAAGATGTTCCTGGTGCCGGATCCGTCCCATTTCAGCCCGAAGCTGGTGGTCAGTGCCATGGGGCAGGCCTTCTTCTCCTTGTCATTGGGCGTTTGCTCCATGATGGTGTACGGCTCTTATATCCAGAAAGATGTGAATTTGCCGAAAACGGCTGCTCAGGTGGCACTGCTGGATACCTCAGTGGCCTTTATTGCGGGGTTGCTGATCCTGCCGGCCATGTTCGTTGCCCAGCATAACGGCGTGGAAATCTACAGTGAGACCGGCGCGCTGCTGTCTTCCGATACCCTGGTGTTCAGTGTGCTGCCGGCGATGTTTGAGACCATGGGCGGAGCCGGACTGTTTATCGGGGTGCTCTTTTTTGTCCTGATGGTGATTGCCGCACTGACGTCGTCAATTTCGATGCTCGAAGTCCCGGTGTCATGTGCCACGGAAGAGCTCAAACAAGATCGGAAAGTTGCGGTGTGGTGGATCGGCGGCTTGATCACCCTGTTCTCAGCCCTGATCGTGTTTAACTTCGGTGAGTTGTTCGGGTTGGTGATTTCCCTGACCACGGAATACGCCCAGCCGATCCTGGGGATGATGTTCGCCCTGCTGGTGGGGTGGGTCTGGAAGCGTGACAAAGTGCTGCAGGAGATCCGCGAAGGGTATCCTGAGCTGGAGCAGGGCCTGTTCTGGAAAATCTGGCCCTGGTATGTCCGGGTGGTGTGCCCCATCCTGATGCTGATGGTGTTCTTCGCCTAG
- a CDS encoding GGDEF domain-containing protein: MFRCEHIPRSGNWIKRALYLLTPALILSTLIAVHHLKDNANVVSMSQNEAIWFILQLTKEYSEFIYQLQNYQFGNTSHADMMVQYEILWSRFNTITHNDLVVHLSQFNGLIPEFTARFEQIQAIEAQLLNLPVSGNFEPVVHYIRADFESLVAFLNEKFRLTSGDMSHRIQAITQIEQLIQFLLFSTFLMGSLMAYVLLRESRTHHFLAMNDSLTGIHNRLWLNHKLRELTEFNQPFTFYLIDLDGFKTINDTLGHHAGDELLKVVATRLSRLSCQHYFAARMGGDEFAVIELCGPTGACHHATCIPEQLAAVFRRPARYAGEKHDISASIGVSQFPGGAHSISEVLRQADFAMYEVKQSGKDGLRFFQPASPETAKITKDENSPSPTSDLAH, translated from the coding sequence ATGTTTCGATGTGAGCACATTCCCCGCTCGGGAAACTGGATCAAACGGGCTCTGTATCTACTGACCCCGGCTTTGATCTTGAGTACGCTGATCGCCGTGCATCATCTCAAAGACAACGCCAATGTTGTCTCGATGAGCCAGAATGAAGCCATCTGGTTTATTCTGCAGCTCACCAAGGAATATTCGGAATTTATCTACCAGCTGCAAAACTATCAGTTCGGTAACACCAGCCATGCTGACATGATGGTTCAATATGAAATTCTGTGGAGCCGATTCAACACCATTACCCATAATGACCTGGTAGTTCACCTGAGCCAATTCAACGGCTTAATTCCCGAATTCACCGCCCGGTTTGAGCAAATTCAGGCGATTGAGGCCCAATTGCTCAACCTGCCGGTCAGTGGAAATTTTGAGCCGGTGGTTCATTACATACGCGCAGATTTCGAAAGCCTGGTTGCCTTCCTGAACGAAAAATTCAGGTTGACCAGTGGTGACATGAGTCACCGGATCCAGGCCATCACGCAAATCGAACAGTTAATTCAGTTTCTGCTGTTTTCAACCTTCCTGATGGGCAGCCTGATGGCGTATGTCTTATTGCGGGAATCGCGAACCCATCACTTTCTGGCGATGAATGACTCCCTGACCGGGATCCATAACCGCCTGTGGCTCAACCATAAACTGCGCGAACTGACAGAGTTCAACCAGCCGTTTACCTTTTATCTGATCGATCTCGATGGCTTTAAAACCATCAATGATACCCTGGGCCACCATGCCGGGGACGAGTTGCTCAAAGTCGTGGCAACCCGCCTGTCCCGGCTCAGTTGCCAGCACTATTTCGCAGCCCGGATGGGCGGTGATGAATTTGCCGTGATCGAACTTTGCGGGCCCACCGGTGCCTGCCACCATGCCACCTGTATCCCTGAACAGCTGGCCGCCGTGTTTCGCCGACCAGCCCGCTATGCCGGAGAGAAACATGACATTTCCGCCAGCATCGGGGTCAGCCAGTTTCCCGGCGGCGCTCATTCCATTTCTGAAGTCTTAAGGCAAGCTGACTTTGCCATGTATGAGGTCAAGCAAAGCGGTAAAGACGGCCTACGGTTTTTCCAACCCGCCTCCCCGGAAACAGCGAAGATCACCAAAGATGAAAACTCACCGTCACCTACCTCCGATCTGGCTCACTAA
- the cls gene encoding cardiolipin synthase — translation MEQFYQALALAGVLLYWLAVAAVTLRIVFKRRVVGVSLAWLMIIYIIPIGGVIAYLLFGELNLGKKRAERAREMFQPFGVWFRSLNDCPGHQPQSISTHASPISELCENRLGIPALSGNTLSLQNSPKQILRSLVEDINQARDAVQLEFYIWHPGGLADEVATALIMAAKRGVSVRLLLDSAGSMRFFRSYWPKLMRQAGIEVVEALAVSPLRMFLRRLDLRQHRKIIVIDNQIAYTGSMNLVDPEYFKTDAGVGQWIDVMVRVTGPAVAVLSGIQAWDWEVETGQRYLPPLPQCSPNLPDHDSDMIQVIPSGPGMPDEIIHQALLLSIYQARHSIVITTPYFIPSEHLHHALISASQRGVDVHIVIPDKNDSIMVEWASRSFFTELLSAGVHIHRFHGGLLHTKSVVIDASHCLIGTVNLDMRSLRLNFEVTLTIDNPAFTRQLSQLQQDYIQDSSYMRLKEWEKRPVFQKLLEQFFYMFSPLL, via the coding sequence ATGGAACAATTTTACCAAGCACTCGCGTTGGCTGGTGTCCTCCTCTACTGGCTGGCGGTCGCTGCGGTCACACTGCGGATCGTGTTTAAGCGCCGGGTAGTCGGTGTCTCACTGGCCTGGCTGATGATCATTTACATCATCCCGATTGGCGGGGTCATCGCCTATTTGTTGTTTGGTGAGCTGAACCTGGGAAAAAAGCGCGCCGAGCGAGCCCGGGAAATGTTCCAGCCTTTTGGGGTTTGGTTCCGCAGCCTGAATGATTGTCCCGGCCACCAGCCCCAATCCATCAGCACCCACGCAAGCCCGATCAGCGAACTGTGCGAAAACCGCCTGGGGATCCCGGCTCTTTCCGGCAATACCCTAAGCCTGCAAAACAGTCCCAAGCAGATCCTGCGCTCGCTGGTCGAAGACATCAATCAGGCCCGGGACGCCGTCCAGCTGGAATTCTACATCTGGCATCCGGGCGGCTTGGCCGATGAAGTGGCGACGGCGCTCATCATGGCGGCCAAACGCGGGGTCTCCGTGCGGTTGCTGCTTGATTCCGCCGGCAGTATGCGATTTTTCCGGAGCTACTGGCCCAAGCTGATGCGTCAGGCCGGAATTGAAGTGGTCGAGGCGCTGGCCGTGTCGCCGCTTCGGATGTTCCTCCGTCGGCTCGATTTGCGCCAGCACCGCAAAATCATTGTGATCGACAACCAGATCGCCTACACCGGCTCGATGAATCTGGTCGATCCCGAGTATTTCAAAACCGATGCCGGCGTCGGCCAATGGATTGATGTGATGGTCCGGGTCACCGGTCCGGCCGTTGCCGTCCTGAGCGGCATTCAGGCCTGGGATTGGGAAGTGGAAACCGGCCAGCGTTATTTGCCGCCCCTGCCTCAGTGTTCGCCGAATCTGCCGGACCATGATTCGGACATGATCCAGGTGATCCCGTCCGGTCCGGGGATGCCAGACGAAATCATCCACCAGGCGCTGTTGCTCAGTATCTATCAGGCGCGCCACAGCATTGTGATCACTACGCCTTATTTTATTCCGAGCGAGCACTTGCACCATGCGCTGATCAGTGCCAGCCAGCGGGGCGTTGATGTCCATATTGTGATCCCGGACAAGAACGATTCAATCATGGTGGAATGGGCCAGCCGCTCATTTTTTACCGAGCTGCTCTCCGCCGGGGTTCACATTCACCGCTTCCATGGCGGCCTGCTGCACACCAAGTCCGTGGTGATTGATGCTAGCCACTGCCTGATCGGTACGGTCAACCTCGATATGCGCAGCCTGCGGCTGAACTTTGAGGTCACCCTGACCATTGATAACCCGGCCTTTACCCGTCAGCTCAGCCAGCTTCAGCAGGACTATATTCAGGACTCAAGCTATATGCGGCTCAAGGAATGGGAAAAACGCCCGGTGTTCCAGAAACTACTCGAGCAATTTTTCTATATGTTCAGCCCGCTGCTCTGA
- a CDS encoding oxidoreductase codes for MHAHGYETTLTLQGNNTAGTPVNTTLSRQQLEQLPQTTITTHLPWLEGKAVFTGVKLTTLLATYKLHPQTIHLKALNDYTATVTWEHIQKYEPIVATRKDNQWLRIRDYGPYWLIFSLDQFPELNQRKSLGKMVWQLETITTE; via the coding sequence ATGCACGCTCACGGGTATGAAACGACGCTGACACTCCAGGGAAACAATACGGCCGGTACACCAGTCAACACCACGTTATCCCGCCAGCAGCTAGAACAATTACCGCAAACGACAATCACCACACACCTGCCCTGGCTCGAGGGCAAGGCCGTGTTTACCGGGGTCAAACTCACCACATTATTAGCCACTTACAAGCTACACCCCCAAACCATTCACCTCAAAGCACTGAATGATTACACCGCAACCGTCACTTGGGAGCACATTCAGAAATATGAGCCCATCGTCGCGACCCGCAAGGATAACCAATGGCTGCGCATTCGCGACTATGGCCCCTACTGGCTGATTTTCTCACTCGATCAATTCCCGGAACTGAATCAACGGAAAAGCCTGGGCAAAATGGTCTGGCAACTGGAAACCATTACGACGGAATAA
- a CDS encoding bifunctional protein-serine/threonine kinase/phosphatase, with product MVMTMAADTQQAQQLGLRVTCGGFSSAGCREVNQDAFALYQPPRPQVLKHHGVVACIADGVSCSARGQQASHTCVTQFIEDYYSTPASWTVRQAAAKVLTGLNRWLYHHGQHSELRHNGLVTTFSSVVIKSNTAHVIHVGDSRVYRFRQGRLEQLTRDHCRRQGGDQHLLLRALGMDSKLEVDYYPEPLVVGDVLLLSTDGLHDWLSPSQLEVLLTGTDVLTQSELEALARNILQRARAQGSDDNLTCLLIRIDALPEQTLAEASRALTARVIPPVLAEGQRLDHYQIRRVLHSGTRSHVYLARSDLDQQDYVLKCPSPNFAEDLGYLQGFAREGWVGRQFSHPSVMKIHPSAASSPFLYHVCDFVPGITLRQWMLDHPSPRLSQVRAIAAELIKPIRYFQRMGMVHRDIKPENLILTDDGRVVCIDFGTAQVAGLEEIHQVLTEEIPVGATDYIAPEYFAGNRATSLSDLYSVSVILYEMLTGQLPYASVSPVFDPQFKRHYHYRSVLSSRPDLPVWLDLVLKKACHPAPEARYQVMSEMLQDLSASNPQLLNTLKRAPLLQRNPLRFWQGVSWLLAILVLVESWLLLR from the coding sequence ATGGTGATGACTATGGCAGCCGACACGCAGCAAGCGCAGCAGCTCGGCTTACGGGTAACCTGTGGCGGGTTTTCCAGTGCCGGGTGCCGGGAGGTCAATCAGGATGCATTTGCTCTGTACCAGCCGCCGCGGCCGCAGGTGCTGAAACATCACGGCGTTGTCGCCTGTATTGCCGATGGCGTCAGTTGCAGCGCCCGCGGTCAGCAGGCCAGCCATACTTGCGTGACCCAGTTTATTGAAGACTATTACAGTACCCCGGCAAGCTGGACCGTGCGTCAGGCCGCGGCCAAGGTGCTGACCGGGCTCAACCGCTGGCTGTATCATCATGGTCAGCACAGCGAGTTGCGCCACAACGGGCTGGTGACCACTTTCAGTAGTGTGGTGATTAAGTCCAATACCGCCCATGTGATCCATGTCGGCGATAGTCGGGTGTACCGGTTTCGTCAGGGAAGGTTGGAACAACTGACCCGGGATCATTGCCGACGCCAGGGCGGTGATCAGCACTTGCTCCTGCGGGCGCTGGGGATGGACAGTAAACTGGAGGTCGATTATTACCCGGAGCCGCTGGTGGTGGGGGATGTGCTACTGCTGAGCACCGACGGCCTGCACGACTGGCTGTCGCCTTCGCAGCTGGAAGTGTTGCTGACCGGCACCGATGTTTTGACCCAGTCCGAGCTGGAAGCGCTGGCCCGGAACATTTTGCAACGTGCCCGGGCGCAGGGGAGTGATGATAACCTGACCTGCTTGCTAATACGGATCGATGCGCTGCCGGAGCAAACCCTGGCGGAAGCCAGCCGGGCCCTGACTGCGCGGGTGATCCCGCCGGTGTTGGCGGAAGGACAGCGGTTGGATCACTACCAGATCCGCCGGGTGCTCCATAGCGGCACCCGCAGCCATGTTTACCTGGCGCGTAGCGATCTGGATCAGCAGGACTATGTCCTCAAATGTCCGTCACCAAACTTTGCTGAGGACTTGGGCTATCTGCAGGGGTTTGCCCGGGAAGGCTGGGTTGGCCGGCAGTTCAGTCATCCGTCAGTGATGAAGATCCACCCGTCGGCAGCGTCGTCACCCTTCCTCTATCATGTCTGTGATTTTGTTCCGGGGATCACCCTACGCCAGTGGATGCTGGACCATCCATCACCCCGCCTGTCGCAGGTGCGGGCCATCGCGGCAGAGCTCATCAAACCGATCCGCTATTTTCAGCGCATGGGCATGGTGCACCGGGATATCAAACCGGAAAACCTGATCCTGACCGACGACGGACGGGTCGTCTGTATCGACTTCGGTACGGCCCAGGTGGCCGGGCTTGAAGAGATCCACCAGGTGCTGACCGAGGAAATCCCGGTCGGGGCGACGGATTATATCGCGCCGGAATATTTTGCCGGGAACCGCGCGACATCGCTGTCCGATCTTTATTCTGTCAGTGTCATCCTCTATGAAATGCTGACCGGCCAGTTGCCGTATGCGTCGGTATCGCCGGTGTTTGATCCGCAGTTTAAGCGCCATTACCACTATCGCTCTGTGCTGAGCTCCCGCCCGGATTTACCGGTCTGGTTGGATCTGGTATTGAAAAAAGCCTGTCACCCGGCGCCAGAAGCGCGCTACCAGGTGATGTCGGAAATGCTTCAGGACTTGTCAGCCTCGAACCCACAATTGCTGAATACCCTCAAGCGCGCCCCGTTGCTCCAGCGCAATCCTTTGCGGTTCTGGCAGGGGGTGAGTTGGCTCTTGGCCATCCTCGTGCTGGTGGAGAGCTGGTTACTGTTGCGGTAG
- a CDS encoding TIGR01621 family pseudouridine synthase has protein sequence MFTLVYQDPDFLVINKHPGVSVHKDDNEQPLLAAVAAQTGDQQLYLIHRLDKMTSGLLLLGRHRQAASELSACFAERRVEKFYLAIGSKKPKKKQGVVMGDMTRSRRSSWKLESSKTNPAVTQFFSTAAGEGRRLFLCKPYTGKTHQIRVVLRSVGSGITGDDIYGNEAADRGYLHAYALRFTYQGTPRQFICPPTPGTLWQSPEVQSALLAWSAPWTLSWPKVALKS, from the coding sequence ATGTTCACCCTGGTTTATCAAGATCCTGATTTTTTGGTTATCAATAAGCACCCGGGGGTGAGTGTGCATAAAGATGATAACGAACAGCCGCTGCTGGCTGCCGTCGCGGCGCAGACTGGGGATCAACAACTGTATCTGATCCACCGTTTGGACAAGATGACTTCCGGATTATTGCTGCTGGGGCGGCACCGTCAGGCGGCATCTGAACTGTCGGCCTGTTTTGCCGAGCGCCGGGTGGAGAAATTCTATCTGGCAATTGGCAGCAAAAAACCGAAGAAAAAGCAGGGCGTGGTGATGGGCGATATGACCCGCTCCCGGCGCAGCAGTTGGAAACTGGAGAGCAGCAAAACCAATCCGGCGGTAACGCAGTTCTTTTCGACCGCGGCGGGAGAGGGGCGTCGTTTGTTCCTGTGTAAGCCGTATACCGGCAAGACCCATCAGATCCGGGTGGTGCTGCGCAGTGTTGGCTCCGGGATCACCGGCGATGACATTTATGGCAACGAGGCGGCCGATCGCGGCTATCTTCATGCCTATGCGCTGCGGTTTACTTATCAGGGAACGCCGCGCCAGTTCATCTGCCCGCCAACACCGGGGACATTGTGGCAGTCGCCTGAAGTGCAGTCGGCACTCCTGGCATGGTCAGCGCCCTGGACTTTAAGCTGGCCGAAAGTGGCGCTGAAATCCTAG
- a CDS encoding NarK family nitrate/nitrite MFS transporter codes for MTDKFNLLSFTGKMKILHLSWFAFFITFVVWFNFAPLLQSVKESLGLTTAEVKTLLILNVAFTIPARVIIGMLTDKYGPRRVYSALLAICAIPCFVFAFADNFVQAAMARFALGLIGAGFVVGIRLVSEWFPHNELGTAEGIYGGWGNFGSAAAAFTLPTLAVMFGGEDGWRYAMAITGAMSLIFSYIFYINVTDTPKGATYFKPKNLGAMEVTSKGDFFLLLVMKLPMYGALALLAWKLSPTGIGMLSDSLVNGIYVLLSVLYLYEVQKTWTVNRNVFQAPVPEIHQYKFKQVAILNVLYFATFGSELAVVSMLPLFFSETFELTPVVAGMVASAYAFMNLMSRPGGGWISDKFGRKPTLLILTAGLAAGYFLMGQVDGSWPVWLAVAAAMACSFFVQSGEGAVFATVPLIKRRMTGQIAGMTGAYGNVGAVCYLTILSFVDYSTFFYVIAATAVIGFVTLLMMEEPSGQIAEINEDGSVTLIDVAKS; via the coding sequence ATGACAGATAAGTTCAATCTATTGTCCTTTACCGGCAAGATGAAGATCCTTCATTTAAGCTGGTTTGCGTTTTTCATCACCTTTGTGGTGTGGTTCAACTTTGCGCCTTTGCTGCAGTCGGTGAAGGAATCCCTGGGCCTGACCACTGCCGAGGTAAAGACCTTACTGATTTTGAACGTCGCCTTTACGATCCCGGCCCGGGTGATCATCGGGATGCTGACCGATAAATATGGTCCGCGGCGGGTGTATTCGGCGTTACTGGCCATCTGCGCCATTCCCTGTTTTGTCTTTGCCTTTGCCGATAACTTTGTCCAGGCGGCGATGGCCCGTTTTGCCCTTGGTCTGATTGGGGCTGGGTTTGTGGTAGGGATCCGGTTGGTGTCGGAATGGTTCCCGCACAATGAACTCGGCACCGCAGAAGGGATTTACGGCGGCTGGGGGAACTTCGGCTCAGCCGCTGCGGCGTTTACGCTGCCGACCCTGGCGGTGATGTTCGGCGGGGAAGATGGCTGGCGTTATGCGATGGCGATCACCGGGGCCATGAGCCTGATCTTCTCCTATATCTTCTATATCAATGTCACCGACACGCCCAAGGGCGCGACTTATTTCAAGCCCAAGAATTTGGGAGCAATGGAAGTCACCTCAAAAGGCGATTTTTTCCTGCTGCTGGTGATGAAACTGCCGATGTACGGCGCCCTGGCGCTGCTGGCGTGGAAACTCTCGCCGACCGGGATCGGCATGTTGAGCGACAGCCTGGTGAACGGGATTTATGTGCTGCTCAGCGTGTTGTATCTGTATGAAGTGCAGAAAACCTGGACAGTGAACCGGAACGTGTTTCAGGCGCCGGTGCCGGAAATTCATCAGTACAAGTTCAAGCAGGTGGCGATTTTAAATGTGCTTTATTTTGCCACCTTCGGCTCGGAGCTGGCGGTGGTGTCGATGCTGCCGCTGTTTTTCTCGGAGACCTTTGAGCTCACGCCGGTGGTTGCCGGGATGGTGGCCTCGGCGTATGCCTTTATGAACCTGATGTCGCGTCCGGGCGGGGGCTGGATTTCGGACAAATTCGGCCGCAAACCGACCTTGCTGATCCTGACCGCCGGCCTGGCAGCCGGGTATTTCCTGATGGGTCAGGTCGACGGCAGCTGGCCGGTCTGGCTGGCGGTGGCTGCGGCGATGGCCTGCTCCTTCTTTGTCCAGTCCGGAGAAGGCGCGGTCTTTGCCACGGTGCCGCTGATCAAGCGTCGCATGACCGGCCAGATCGCCGGGATGACCGGGGCCTACGGCAATGTGGGGGCGGTCTGTTACCTGACGATTCTCTCGTTCGTTGATTACAGCACTTTCTTCTATGTGATTGCGGCCACGGCAGTGATCGGGTTTGTCACCCTGCTGATGATGGAAGAGCCGTCCGGCCAGATTGCTGAAATCAACGAAGACGGCAGTGTGACCTTGATTGATGTGGCGAAAAGTTAG